From the genome of Arvicola amphibius chromosome 9, mArvAmp1.2, whole genome shotgun sequence, one region includes:
- the Nelfe gene encoding negative elongation factor E, whose product MLVIPPGLSEEEEALQKKFNKLKKKKKALLALKKQSSSGTASQGGVKRSLSEQPVVDTATATEQAKQLVKSGAISAIKAETKNSGFKRSRTLEGKLKDPEKGPVPTFQPFQRSVSADEDLQESSRRPQRKSLYESFVSSSDRLRELGPDGEEAAGPGAADGPPRGFDWSYEEHGGARSSASPPRSRSRDRSHERSRDRDRDKDRDKDRDRDRDRDRDKDRDRDKDKDRDRDRDRERDREREREGPFRRSDSFPERRAPRKGNTLYVYGEDMTPTLLRGAFSPFGNIIDLSMDPPRNCAFVTYEKMESADQAVAELNGTQVESVQLKVNIARKQPMLDAATGKSVWGSLAVQNSPKGCHRDKRTQIVYSDDL is encoded by the exons ATGTTGGTGATACCTCCCGGGCTGAGCGAAGAGGAAGAGGCGCTGCAGAAGAAATTCAACAAGCTCAAGAAGAAG aaaaaAGCCTTGCTGGCCCTGAAGAAGCAAAGTAGCAGCGGCACGGCGAGCCAGGGTGGCGTCAAACGCT CGCTGTCAGAGCAGCCTGTGGTGGACActgccacagcaacagaacaggcCAAGCAGCTGGTGAAGTCGGGAGCCATCAGTGCCATCAAGGCCGAAACCAAGAACTCAGGCTTCAAACGGTCTCGGACCCTCGAGGGGAAGTTAAAG gacCCTGAGAAGGGGCCTGTCCCCACTTTCCAGCCGTTCCAGAGGAGCGTATCCGCTGACGAGGACCTGCAGGAG TCATCCAGACGTCCCCAGAGGAAATCTCTGTATGAAAG CTTTGTGTCTTCTAGCGATCGACTGCGGGAGCTGGGACCAGATGGAGAAGAAGCAGCGGGCCCCGGGGCTGCTGATGGCCCACCTCGAGGCTTTGACTGGAGCTATGAAGAACACGGTGGTGCCCGCTCCTCAGCCTCCCCTCCCCGAAGCCGCAGCCGGGACCGAAGTCATGAGAGGAGCCGAGATAGGGACCGGGACAAAGACCGCGACAAAGATCGGGATCGAGACAGAGACCgcgacagagacaaagacagagaccgCGACAAAGATAAAGAccgggatagagacagagaccggGAGCGAGACAGGGAGCGGGAGCGAGAGGGCCCTTTCCGCA GGTCAGACTCGTTCCCCGAGAGGAGGGCCCCTCGGAAGGGGAACACTCTGTATGTGTATGGAGAGGACATGACGCCCACCCTCCTCCGGGGGGCCTTCTCTCCCTTTGGAAACATCATTGACCTCTCCATGGACCCACCCAGAAA CTGTGCCTTTGTCACCTATGAGAAGATGGAGTCTGCAGATCAGGCCGTGGCTGAG CTCAACGGAACCCAGGTGGAATCCGTGCAGCTCAAAGTCAACATAGCCCGCAAACAGCCCATGCTGGACGCTGCTACTGGCAAGTCTGTCTGGGGCTCCCTTG CCGTCCAGAACAGCCCTAAGGGCTGCCACCGGGACAAGAGGACCCAAATTGTGTACAGTGACGATCTGTAG
- the Cfb gene encoding complement factor B: MKMGYSLSPQTCLVFLVLGLSSGGVSTTPVPAGRPQVPCSLEGVEIKGGSFQLLQGGQALEYLCPAGFYPYPVQTRTCRSSGSWSALQTRDQKIVKRAECRAIRCPRPQDFENGEYWPRGPYYNLSDQISFQCYDGYTLRGSANRTCQVNGRWDGQTAICDDGVGYCSNPGIPIGTRKVGSQYRLEDTVTYHCSRGLVLRGSQQRKCQEGGSWSGTEPSCQDSFMYDTPQEVAEAFLASLTETIEGVDAEDGHSPGEHQKRKIVLDPSGSMNIYLVLDGSESIGASNFTGAKRCLTNLIEKVASYGVRPRYGLVTYATVPKVLVRVSDERSSDADWVTEKLNQISYEDHKLKSGTNTKRALQAVYSMMSWAEDVPPEGWNRTRHVIIIMTDGLYNMGGDPVTVIEEIRNLLDIGRDRKNPREDYLDVYVFGVGPLVNSVNINALASKKNNEQHVFRVKDMEDLEDVFYKMIDETKSLGLCGMVWEHKDGTDYHKQPWQAKISVTRPQKGHESCMGAVVSEYFVLTAAHCFTVDDEKHSIKVNVGGKRQDLEIEEVLFHPNYNINEKKAKGIPEFYDYDVALIKLKTKLKYGQTLRPICLPCTEGTTRALRLPQTATCKQHKEELLPVKDVKALFVSEEGRKLSRKEVYIKNGDKKDSCERDALKAPGYGSVKDVSEVVTPRFLCTGGVDPYADPNTCKGDSGGPLIVHKRSRFIQVGVISWGVVDVCKGQRRQQLVPAHARDYHVSLFQVLPWLKEKLKDEDLGFL; the protein is encoded by the exons ATGAAGATGGGGTATAGCCTGAGTCCTCAAACCTGCCTGGTTTTCTTGGTCTTAGGCCTCTCCTCCGGAG GTGTGAGCACAACTCCAGTGCCCGCAGGCCGGCCCCAGGTCCCCTGCTCTCTGGAAGGAGTAGAGATCAAAGGTGGCTCCTTCCAGCTTCTCCAAGGTGGCCAGGCCCTGGAGTACCTGTGTCCCGCGGGCTTCTACCCATATCCCGTACAGACCCGGACCTGCAGGTCCTCGGGCTCCTGGAGTGCCCTGCAGACCCGAGACCAGAAGATTGTCAAGAGGGCAGAATGCAGAG CAATACGCTGCCCACGGCCACAGGACTTTGAAAATGGGGAGTATTGGCCCCGGGGCCCCTACTACAACCTGAGTGACCAGATTTCTTTTCAATGCTATGATGGTTACACTCTCCGGGGCTCTGCTAACCGCACCTGCCAAGTGAATGGCCGGTGGGATGGACAAACAGCAATCTGTGATGACGGAG TGGGATACTGCTCCAACCCGGGTATTCCCATTGGCACAAGGAAGGTGGGCAGCCAGTACCGCCTTGAAGACACTGTTACTTATCACTGCAGCCGGGGACTTGTCCTACGTGGCTCCCAGCAGCGAAAATGTCAGGAAGGTGGCTCATGGAGTGGGACAGAGCCTTCTTGCCAAG ACTCTTTCATGTACGACACCCCTCAAGAGGTGGCTGAAGCCTTCCTAGCCTCCTTGACGGAGACCATAGAAGGAGTCGATGCCGAGGATGGGCATAGTCCAG GGGAACACCAGAAGAGGAAAATTGTCCTGGACCCCTCGGGCTCCATGAATATCTACCTGGTGCTGGATGGATCGGAGAGCATCGGGGCCAGCAACTTCACGGGGGCCAAGCGGTGTCTCACAAACTTGATTGAGAAG GTGGCCAGTTATGGGGTGAGGCCAAGGTATGGTCTAGTGACCTATGCCACAGTCCCCAAAGTCTTGGTCAGGGTGTCTGACGAAAGGAGCAGCGACGCTGACTGGGTCACAGAGAAGCTCAACCAAATCAgctatgaag ACCACAAGCTAAAGTCAGGGACCAACACCAAGAGGGCTCTCCAGGCTGTCTACAGCATGATGAGCTGGGCGGAGGACGTCCCGCCGGAAGGCTGGAATCGCACCCGCCACGTCATCATCATTATGACCGATG GCTTGTACAACATGGGTGGAGACCCTGTCACCGTCATCGAGGAGATCCGAAACCTGCTGGACATCGGCAGGGATCGCAAAAATCCTCGGGAAGATTATTTGG aTGTTTATGTGTTTGGGGTCGGGCCTCTGGTGAACTCCGTGAACATCAATGCCTTGGCTTCCAAGAAGAACAACGAGCAGCATGTGTTCAGAGTCAAGGATATGGAGGATCTGGAGGACGTTTTCTACAAGATGATTG ATGAAACCAAATCTCTGGGTCTCTGTGGCATGGTATGGGAGCACAAGGACGGCACGGACTACCACAAGCAACCGTGGCAGGCCAAGATCTCAGTCACT CGTCCGCAGAAAGGCCACGAGAGCTGCATGGGGGCCGTGGTGTCTGAGTACTTTGTGCTGACGGCAGCACACTGCTTCACGGTGGACGACGAGAAGCACTCCATCAAGGTCAATGTGG gagggaagaggcaggaccTGGAGATTGAAGAGGTCCTATTTCACCCCAATTACAACATCAATgagaaaaaggcaaaaggaaTCCCTGAGTTCTACGACTACGATGTGGCCCTTATCAAGCTCAAGACCAAGCTCAAGTATGGCCAGACTCTCAG GCCCATCTGTCTCCCCTGCACGGAGGGAACCACTCGAGCCTTACGGCTTCCTCAGACGGCCACTTGCAAGCAGCACA AGGAGGAGCTGCTCCCCGTGAAGGACGTCAAAGCTCTGTTCGTgtctgaagaggggaggaaactGTCTCGGAAGGAGGTCTACATCAAGAACGGGGACAAG AAAGACAGCTGTGAGAGAGATGCTCTGAAGGCCCCCGGCTATGGATCAGTCAAGGATGTGTCTGAGGTGGTCACCCCCAGGTTCCTCTGCACTGGAGGGGTGGATCCCTATGCTGACCCCAATACTTGCAAAG GAGATTCTGGGGGTCCTCTCATTGTTCACAAGAGGAGCCGCTTCATTCAA GTCGGTGTGATCAGCTGGGGAGTAGTGGATGTCTGCAAAGGCCAGCGGCGGCAACAGCTGGTACCTGCTCACGCCCGGGACTACCACGTCAGTCTCTTCCAGGTGCTGCCCTGGCTCAAGGAGAAACTCAAAGATGAGGATTTGGGTTTTCTATGA